A genomic region of Canis aureus isolate CA01 chromosome 16, VMU_Caureus_v.1.0, whole genome shotgun sequence contains the following coding sequences:
- the TMEM106A gene encoding transmembrane protein 106A isoform X2, with amino-acid sequence MMGETFSHLGSREENKSILPRSPATGSKAACYSSTRSSKSFCFPVPCEGAASASFVTCPTCQGSGEIPQELEKQLVALIPYGDQRLKPRHTKLFVFLAVLICLVTSSLIVFFLFPRSIAVQPAGLNSSTVAFDDTDIHLNITNILNISNSNYYPITVTQLTIEVLHLSLVVGQVSNSLLLHISPLASEQIFYAVTNKIKDENTYKICSWMKIKVHHVLLHIQGTLTCSYLSHSEQLVFQSYEYVDCRGNSSVPHLLLAPHPP; translated from the exons ATGATGGGTGAGACGTTCTCCCACTTGGGCTCTCGGGAGGAGAACAAGTCCATCCTGCCCCGAAGCCCAGCCACTGGCAGCAAGGCTGCCTGCTACTCCAGCACGCGAAGCAGCAAGTCTTTTTGTTTTCCCGTGCCTTGTGAAGGGGCTGCCAGTGCCAGCTTTGTGACTTGTCCCACCTGCCAGGGCAGCGGGGAGATCCCTCAAG AGCTAGAGAAGCAACTAGTGGCTCTCATCCCCTATGGGGACCAGAGGCTGAAGCCCAGGCACAC GAAGCTCTTCGTGTTCCTGGCAGTGCTCATCTGCCTTGTGACCTCCTCCCTCATCGTCTTTTTCCTGTTCCCCCGGTCCATCGCCGTGCAGCCTGCAGGCCTCAACTCCTCCACAGTGGCCTTTGACGATACTGATATCCACCTCAACATAACG AATATCTTAAACATCTCCAATAGCAACTACTACCCCATCACTGTGACTCAGCTGACCATCGAGGTTCTACACCTGTCCCTTGTGGTAGGGCAGGTCTCCAACAGCCTCCTTCTCCACATCAGCCCTTTGGCTAGTGAACAG ATATTTTATGCAGTGACCAACAAGATCAAGGATGAAAATACATA caaAATCTGTTCCTGGATGAAAATCAAAGTCCACCATGTGCTTTTGCACATCCA GGGCACCCTGACCTGTTCCTACCTGAGCCATTCAGAGCAGCTAGTCTTCCAGAGTTATGAATATGTGGACTGCCGGGGGAACTCATCGGTGCCCCACTTGCTGCTGGCCCCTCACCCACCATGA